A single genomic interval of Panthera tigris isolate Pti1 chromosome E3, P.tigris_Pti1_mat1.1, whole genome shotgun sequence harbors:
- the PRSS53 gene encoding serine protease 53, translating to MKQSWGPELLILGAVVLIEGLQAAQHVCGQRGPGPPEPQEGITAPGEWPWQASVRRRGVHICSGSLVADTWVLTAAHCFEKAAVTELNSWSVVLGSLQREGLSPGAEEVGVTALQLPRAYNHYSQGSDLALLRLAHPMARTPLCLPQSTHRFPFGTSCWATGWDQDTNDAPRTLRNLRLRLISRPTCNCLYNRLHQRLLASPARPGMLCGGAQPGVQGPCQGDSGGPVLCREPDGHWVQAGIISFASSCAQEDTPVLLTNMAAHSSWLQARAQGAAFLSQNPETPEISDEDSCVACGSLRRGGPQAGAPSPWPWDARLKHQGKLACGGALVSEEVVLTAAHCFIGRQTPEEWSIGLGTGPEERGLKQLILHGAYTHPEGGYDVALLLLAQPVTLGPSLRPLCLPYADHHLPDGERGWVLGLPHQEAGASSPQTVPVTLLGPRACSRLHTALGSDSIPILPGMVCTSVVGEPPHCEGLSGAPLVHEVRGTWFLAGLHSFGDACQGPARPAVFAALPAYENWVSSLDWQVYFAEEPEPEAETGSCLANMSKPAGC from the exons ATGAAGCAGAGCTGGGGACCAGAGCTGCTCATCCTGGGAGCAGTGGTTCTCATAGAGG gtCTTCAAGCAGCTCAGCACG TATGTGGGCAGCGTGGCCCTGGCCCCCCTGAGCCTCAGGAGGGCATCACAGCACCTGGTGAGTGGCCCTGGCAAGCCAGTGTGAGGAGGCGGGGGGTCCACATCTGCAGCGGATCCCTGGTGGCAGATACCTGGGTCCTCACTGCTGCCCACTGCTTTGAAAA GGCAGCAGTGACAGAACTGAACTCCTGGTCAGTTGTCCTGGGTTCTCTGCAACGTGAGGGGCTGAGCCCAGGGGCCGAGGAGGTGGGGGTGACCGCCCTGCAGCTGCCGAGGGCCTATAACCACTACAGCCAAGGCTCAGACCTGGCCCTGCTCCGGCTCGCCCACCCTATGGCCCGCACACCCCTCTGCTTGCCTCAGTCTACCCATCGCTTTCCTTTTGGGACCTCCTGCTGGGCTACTGGCTGGGATCAGGACACCAATGATG CTCCCAGGACTCTACGGAATCTGCGCCTGCGTCTAATCAGCCGCCCCACGTGTAACTGTCTCTACAACCGGCTGCACCAGCGGCTGCTGGCCAGCCCAGCTCGGCCTGGGATGCTGTGTGGGGGCGCCCAGCCTGGGGTGCAGGGGCCCTGTCAG GGAGATTCTGGGGGCCCCGTGCTGTGCCGTGAGCCTGATGGACATTGGGTTCAGGCTGGGATCATCAGCTTTGCATCAAGCTGTGCCCAAGAAGACACTCCTGTGCTGCTGACCAACATGGCTGCTCATAGCTCCTGGCTGCAGGCTCGAGCTCAGGGGGCAGCCTTCCTGTCCCAGAACCCAGAGACCCCAGAGATCAGTGATGAGGACAGCTGTGTAG CCTGTGGATCCTTGAGGAGAGGAGGTCCCCAGGCAGGAGCCCCCTCCCCATGGCCCTGGGATGCCAGGCTGAAGCACCAGGGGAAGCTGGCCTGTGGTGGAGCCCTGGTGTCAGAGGAGGTAGTGCTGACTGCTGCCCACTGCTTCATTGG GCGCCAGACCCCAGAGGAATGGAGCATAGGGCTGGGGACCGGACCAGAGGAACGGGGCCTGAAGCAGCTCATCCTACATGGGGCTTACACCCACCCAGAGGGGGGCTACGATGTGGCACTCCTGCTGCTGGCCCAACCTGTGACACTGGGCCCCAGCCTTCGGCCCCTCTGCCTGCCATATGCCGACCACCACCTGCCTGATGGGGAACGTGGCTGGGTCCTGGGGCTGCCCCACCAAGAAGCAG GTGCCAGCTCCCCTCAGACAGTGCCTGTGACCCTCTTGGGACCCAGGGCCTGCAGCCGGCTGCATACAGCTCTTGGGAGCGACAGTATCCCCATTCTGCCAGGAATGGTGTGTACCAGTGTTGTGGGTGAGCCGCCCCACTGTGAG GGCCTGTCTGGGGCACCACTGGTGCACGAGGTGAGGGGCACATGGTTCCTGGCTGGGCTACACAGCTTTGGAGATGCCTGCCAAGGCCCTGCAAGGCCTGCAGTCTTCGCGGCACTTCCCGCCTATGAGAACTGGGTCAGCAGTTTGGACTGGCAGGTCTATTTTGCTGAGGAGCCAGAACCCGAGGCAGAGACTGGAAGCTGCTTGGCTAACATGA GCAAACCAGCTGGCTGTTGA
- the ZNF668 gene encoding zinc finger protein 668, with amino-acid sequence MEVESTEARSSSALGYKRSGRRYKCLSCTKTFPNAPRAARHAATHGPVDYTEEVAETKLKPETEPKAEDASGDKVSSASAKPRPYACPLCPKAYKTAPELRSHGRSHTGEKPFPCPECGRRFMQPVCLRVHLASHAGELPFRCAHCPKAYGALSKLKIHQRGHTGERPYACSDCGKSFADPSVFRKHRRTHAGLRPYGCERCGKAYAELKDLRNHERSHTGERPFLCSECGKSFSRSSSLTCHQRIHAAQKPYRCPACGKGFTQLSSYQSHERTHSGEKPFLCPRCGRMFSDPSSFRRHQRAHEGVKPYRCEKCGKDFRQPADLAMHRRVHTGDRPFKCLQCDKTFVASWDLKRHALVHSGQRPFRCEECGRAFAERASLTKHSRVHSGERPFHCNACGKSFVVSSSLRKHERTHRSSEAAGAPPQQELVVGLALPVSVSGEGSTAPAAGAGLGDPPAGLLGLPPESGGVMATQWQVVGMTVEHVECQDAGVGEAPGPLAGAGEVGGEEVDEKPPQFVCRECKETFSTLTLLRRHERSHPELRPFPCTQCGKSFSDRAGLRKHSRTHSSVRPYTCPHCPKAFLSASDLRKHERTHPVPIGTPTPLEPLVALLGMPEEGPA; translated from the exons ATGGAGGTGGAGTCTACGGAGGCCCGGTCATCCTCGGCCCTCGGCTACAAGCGATCCGGCCGTCGCTACAAGTGCCTGTCCTGTACTAAGACATTTCCAAATGCGCCCAGGGCAGCGCGTCACGCTGCCACCCATGGTCCTGTAGACTACACAGAGGAGGTGGCGGAAACGAAGCTGAAGccggagacagaacccaaagcagaggATGCCAGCGGGGACAAGGTGTCAAGTGCATCGGCAAAGCCTCGGCCTTATGCATGCCCGCTGTGCCCCAAGGCCTATAAAACGGCACCTGAGCTGCGCAGTCACGGTCGCAGCCACACTGGTGAAAAGCCCTTCCCTTGCCCCGAGTGTGGCCGCCGCTTTATGCAGCCAGTGTGCCTGCGTGTGCACCTGGCCTCACATGCTGGCGAGCTGCCCTTCCGCTGTGCTCACTGCCCCAAGGCCTATGGCGCGCTCTCCAAGCTCAAGATTCACCAGCGTGGTCACACGGGCGAGAGGCCGTATGCTTGCTCCGATTGCGGCAAGAGCTTCGCCGACCCTTCGGTGTTCCGCAAGCACCGGCGCACCCACGCGGGCCTGCGGCCCTACGGCTGCGAGCGCTGCGGCAAGGCCTACGCTGAGCTCAAGGACCTACGCAACCATGAGCG GTCCCACACCGGTGAGCGCCCCTTCCTCTGCTCGGAGTGTGGGAAGAGCTTCTCCCGCTCGTCCTCGCTCACGTGCCACCAGCGGATCCATGCGGCACAGAAGCCCTATCGCTGCCCAGCCTGTGGCAAGGGCTTCACGCAGCTCAGCTCCTACCAGAGCCATGAGCGCACTCACTCGGGCGAGAAGCCCTTCCTGTGCCCACGTTGTGGCCGCATGTTCTCCGACCCCTCAAGCTTCCGGCGCCACCAGCGGGCACACGAGGGGGTAAAGCCTTATCGCTGCGAGAAGTGCGGCAAAGACTTTCGGCAGCCCGCAGACCTGGCCATGCACAGGCGGGTGCACACAGGCGACCGGCCGTTCAAGTGCCTGCAGTGTGACAAGACGTTCGTGGCGTCTTGGGACCTCAAGCGCCATGCGTTGGTCCACTCGGGCCAACGGCCCTTTCGCTGTGAGGAGTGTGGGCGAGCCTTCGCCGAGCGAGCCAGCCTTACTAAGCACAGCCGGGTGCACTCAGGTGAGCGCCCCTTCCACTGTAACGCCTGTGGAAAATCCTTCGTGGTATCGTCCAGCCTGAGGAAGCATGAGCGGACCCATCGGAGTAGTGAGGCCGCAGGGGCTCCCCCTCAACAGGAGCTGGTAGTAGGGCTGGCACTGCCTGTCAGTGTGTCAGGCGAGGGCTCAACGGCCCCGGCAGCAGGTGCAGGGCTAGGGGACCCTCCAGCAGGGCTGCTAGGGCTGCCCCCCGAATCAGGTGGTGTGATGGCCACCCAGTGGCAAGTGGTAGGCATGACGGTGGAACATGTGGAGTGCCAAGATGCTGGGGTTGGGGAGGCTCCTGGTCCCTTGGCAGGGGCGGGCgaggtgggaggtgaggaagtTGACGAGAAGCCACCGCAGTTTGTGTGCCGGGAGTGTAAGGAGACGTTCTCCACACTGACGCTGCTGCGACGGCATGAGCGCTCACACCCAGAGCTCCGGCCCTTTCCCTGCACCCAGTGTGGCAAGAGCTTCTCTGACCGGGCTGGGCTGCGCAAACACAGCCGCACCCACAGCTCTGTGCGCCCCTAcacctgcccccactgccccaaGGCCTTCTTGAGTGCCAGCGACCTGCGCAAGCATGAGCGTACCCACCCCGTTCCCATCGGGACCCCCACGCCCCTCGAGCCCCTTGTGGCTTTGCTAGGAATGCCTGAAGAGGGACCAGCGTGA
- the VKORC1 gene encoding vitamin K epoxide reductase complex subunit 1 isoform X2 translates to MGATWKNPGWVRLALCLAGLVLSLYALHVKAARARDQDYRALCDVGTAISCSRVFSSRLPPGPLGIYPAGAEFPGVSCRFCLPGLDPILRTL, encoded by the exons ATGGGCGCTACCTGGAAGAACCCTGGATGGGTGCGGCTCGCGCTCTGCCTCGCGGGGTTAGTGCTCTCGCTCTACGCACTGCACGTGAAGGCGGCGCGCGCCCGGGACCAGGATTACCGCGCGCTCTGCGACGTGGGCACCGCCATCAGCTGTTCGCGCGTCTTTTCCTCCAG GTTGCCTCCGGGCCCGCTGGGCATCTATCCTGCTGGTGCTGAGTTCCCTGGTGTCTCTTGCCGGTTCTGTCTACCTGGCCTGGATCCTATTCTTCGTACTCTATGA
- the VKORC1 gene encoding vitamin K epoxide reductase complex subunit 1 isoform X1: protein MGATWKNPGWVRLALCLAGLVLSLYALHVKAARARDQDYRALCDVGTAISCSRVFSSRWGRGFGLVEHVLGPDSILNQSNSIFGCIFYTLQLLLGCLRARWASILLVLSSLVSLAGSVYLAWILFFVLYDLCIVCITTYAINVGLVVLSFRKVQEPQGKVKGH, encoded by the exons ATGGGCGCTACCTGGAAGAACCCTGGATGGGTGCGGCTCGCGCTCTGCCTCGCGGGGTTAGTGCTCTCGCTCTACGCACTGCACGTGAAGGCGGCGCGCGCCCGGGACCAGGATTACCGCGCGCTCTGCGACGTGGGCACCGCCATCAGCTGTTCGCGCGTCTTTTCCTCCAG GTGGGGCCGGGGGTTTGGACTGGTGGAACATGTGCTTGGCCCGGACAGCATCCTCAATCAATCCAATAGCATATTCGGTTGCATCTTCTACACATTACAGCTGTTGTTAG GTTGCCTCCGGGCCCGCTGGGCATCTATCCTGCTGGTGCTGAGTTCCCTGGTGTCTCTTGCCGGTTCTGTCTACCTGGCCTGGATCCTATTCTTCGTACTCTATGATTTGTGCATCGTTTGCATCACCACCTATGCCATCAATGTGGGCCTGGTGGTACTCAGCTTCCGGAAGGTCCAGGAACCCCAGGGCAAGGTCAAGGGGCACTGA
- the ZNF646 gene encoding zinc finger protein 646, whose protein sequence is MEDVPTSLSCSDCQRHFPSLPELSRHRELLHPSSKQDSEEADSIPRPYRCQQCGRGYRHPGSLVNHRRTHETGLFPCTTCGKDFTNPVALKSHMRTHAPEGRRRRRPPRSKEVIPHLQGETASSDSRDHRLSPGESWTSQKKHEEETFGCESGPDPRAALSTWEDPPTRQREGWESQTDSEEGAERWGPTTNSTRATPLPTPASTLLSNLEQYLAESVVNFTGGQEPTQSPPAEEERRYKCSQCGKTYKHAGSLTNHRQSHTLGIYPCAICFKEFSNLMALKNHSRLHAQYQPYQCPHCPRAFRIPRELLEHQQSHEGERQERLWEEKEMPTTNGHTDESSQDQLPSTQTLNCSGELSTSGELEDSGLEEYRPFRCGDCGRTYRHAGSLINHRKSHQTGVYPCSICSKQLFNAAALKNHVRAHHRPRQGAGEDGQPSVPPAPLHLADTTHKDEEVPTTTLDHRPYKCDECGRAYRHRGSLVNHRHSHRTGEYQCSLCPRKYPNLMALRNHVRVHCKAARRSAGPGAEGPPSHLKVELPPDPMEAEAAPPTDQGHGCKHKEETTDVPPAADRTAPQICSMCGMLFEDAESLELHGRTHGEREDSKTETRVSPPRAFACQDCGKSYRHSGSLINHRQTHQTGDFSCGACAKHFHTMAAMKNHLRRHSGRWSKQHRRRASSAGSGGEAKIPSGGSWAQELVENSKGLDCPQDPSGGSPNVAQGNLESDGGCLQADTERDRCGLERDEACFQGDKESRGTEEGLEKKEACFLGNLDIPDDEESNGTRFCDDLSGVGEDQKLATDQPSSSCHSPEAVTSWPAEVSHTCSDCGHSFPHVTGLLSHRPCHPPGIYQCSLCPKEFDSLPALRSHFQNHGPGEAAPAQPFLCCLCGMIFPGRAGYRLHRRQAHDSSGMTEGSEEEGEEEGASGAASTRSPPLQLSEAELLNQLQREVEALDGAGYGHICGCCGQTYDDLGSLERHHQSQSSGNTIDKSPSHLESGDAMGRVADHDHVFEDTVACLSGEGGDTKSGEGVGAMVVDNLCMQGGESSLEAQPRPFRCNQCGKTYRHGGSLVNHRKIHQTGDFICPVCSRCYPNLAAYRNHLRNHPRCKGSEPQVGPVPEAGGSSEPQNMAEEGLGQADVGKFQEELKVEPLEEVARVKEEEWEEAAVKGEEVEPRLETAEKSCQTEASSERPFSCEVCGRSYKHAGSLINHRQSHQTGHFGCQACSKGFSNLMSLKNHRRIHADPRRFRCSECGKAFRLRKQLASHQRVHVERGGSGGTRKLIREDRPFRCGQCGRTYRHAGSLLNHRRSHDTGQYSCPTCPKTYSNSMALKDHQRLHSESRRRRAGLSRRAAVRCALCGRGFPGRGSLEQHLREHEDTKSGPRGPNGTEGSEGNVANDQGLEDTSGGTESVLQLEDGARRLGGQSLSPIRATGSEATELVSWDMGNAEGRQGDGGPVDHGGDWVPQGHILTKPEDESGNSIPKSPCHLGNSQSNGPSLSPVDSWDDGDSRPELRQESHTFSCSHCGKTYCHSEDPLNCHSPSKTDRHYCLLCSKEFLNPVVTKTHSHNHIDAQTFACPECGMAFQSHHELASHLHTHASGLSQMPPLREEARGPEGGAVKDEVDLPGQGEIQKAPSEPPRTPGDNTGSANGGQGVKSTVAEDEERPFRCAQCGRSYRHAGSLLNHQKAHTTGLYPCSLCPKLLPNLLSLKNHGRTHTDPKRHRCSICGKAFRTAARLEGHGRVHAPREGPFTCPHCPRHFRRRISFQQHQQQHQEEWTVASSGAPKAPAAGRRDLSLPPPPTPTTPLLDPSPQWPADLSFSL, encoded by the exons ATGGAGGACGTGCCCACCTCACTCAGCTGCTCTGACTGTCAGCGCCACTTTCCTAGTCTTCCGGAACTGTCCCGGCACCGCGAGCTGCTCCATCCATCTTCCAAGCAGGACAGTGAGGAGGCAGACAGCATCCCTCGGCCCTACCGCTGTCAGCAGTGTGGGCGGGGCTACCGTCACCCAGGGAGCTTGGTCAACCACCGCCGGACCCACGAGACTGGACTTTTCCCCTGTACCACCTGTGGCAAGGACTTTACCAATCCCGTGGCCCTCAAGAGCCACATGAGGACTCATGCTCCGGAGGGCCGCCGTAGGCGCCGGCCTCCCCGCTCCAAGGAAGTCATTCCACATCTTCAAGGGGAGACAGCATCCTCTGACTCCAGGGACCACAGGCTCAGCCCTGGGGAAAGCTGGACAAGCCAGAAAAAACATGAGGAAGAGACCTTTGGCTGTGAGTCTGGGCCTGACCCCAGGGCAGCTTTGAGCACTTGGGAAGATCCACCCACCCGACAAAGAGAAGGCTGGGAAAGCCAGACAGATTCAGAGGAGGGTGCAGAGCGCTGGGGGCCCACTACCAATTCTACCAGAGccaccccgctccccaccccagccagcacCCTCCTTAGCAATTTGGAACAGTATTTGGCTGAATCGGTAGTGAATTTCACAGGGGGCCAGGAGCCCACTCAGTCCCCTCCTGCTGAGGAAGAACGGCGGTACAAGTGCAGTCAATGTGGCAAGACATACAAGCATGCTGGGAGCCTCACGAACCACCGCCAGAGCCACACCTTGGGCATCTACCCTTGTGCCATCTGCTTCAAAGAGTTCTCTAACCTCATGGCTCTGAAGAACCACTCCCGACTCCATGCCCAGTATCAGCCTTACCAGTGTCCCCACTGTCCCCGTGCCTTTAGGATCCCCCGAGAGCTGCTGGAACACCAACAGTCCCATGAGGGTGAAAGGCAAGAGCGGctatgggaagagaaagagatgccCACCACCAACGGGCACACAGATGAGAGCAGCCAGGATCAGCTCCCTAGTACACAGACGCTGAACTGCTCTGGGGAGCTCAGCACCTCTGGGGAGCTAGAGGACAGTGGCCTAGAGGAGTATCGGCCTTTCCGTTGTGGAGACTGTGGCCGTACTTACCGCCATGCTGGGAGCCTCATCAACCATCGCAAGAGCCACCAGACTGGTGTCTACCCCTGCTCCATCTGTTCCAAGCAGCTGTTCAATGCAGCTGCCCTCAAAAACCATGTGCGGGCTCATCACAGACCCCGGCAAGGAGCTGGGGAGGACGGGCAGCCATCAGTGCCACCAGCTCCCCTGCATCTGGCTGATACCACCCACAAAGATGAAGAggtccccaccaccaccctggaCCACCGCCCCTATAAGTGTGATGAGTGTGGTCGGGCTTACCGCCACCGGGGGAGCCTGGTGAACCACCGCCACAGCCATCGGACAGGAGAGTACCAGTGCTCACTCTGTCCCCGCAAGTATCCTAACCTTATGGCCCTGCGGAACCATGTGCGGGTACATTGCAAAGCTGCTCGCCGCAGCGCAGGCCCAGGGGCTGAGGGTCCCCCCAGCCACCTCAAGGTAGAGCTCCCGCCTGACCCCATGGAAGCAGAGGCAGCCCCACCCACTGATCAGGGGCATGGGTGCAAACACAAAGAGGAGACCACTGATGTCCCCCCAGCAGCTGATAGGACAGCACCACAGATATGTAGCATGTGTGGGATGCTCTTTGAAGACGCTGAGAGCCTTGAACTTCATGGCCGGACCCatggggagagggaagacagCAAGACAGAGACTAGGGTGTCCCCTCCTCGGGCTTTCGCATGCCAAGATTGTGGAAAGAGCTATCGTCACTCAGGCAGCCTTATCAACCACAGGCAGACCCACCAGACGGGGGACTTCAGTTGTGGGGCCTGTGCCAAGCACTTCCACACTATGGCCGCCATGAAGAACCATTTGCGACGCCACAGTGGGCGGTGGAGCAAGCAGCACCGGAGGCGAGCTAGCAGTGCTGGCAGTGGGGGAGAAGCCAAAATCCCATCCGGTGGGAGCTGGGCCCAGGAGTTGGTGGAAAACAGTAAGGGCCTGGACTGTCCGCAAGACCCTTCAGGGGGAAGTCCTAATGTAGCCCAAGGCAACTTGGAAAGTGATGGGGGCTGTTTGCAGGCTGACACTGAAAGGGATAGATGTGGGCTTGAGAGGGATGAGGCCTGTTTCCAGGGTGATAAAGAGAGCAGAGGTACTGAGGAAGGACTGGAAAAGAAGGAGGCTTGTTTCCTTGGCAACTTGGACATCCCAGATGATGAGGAAAGCAATGGGACTCGCTTCTGTGATGATCTCAGTGGGGTGGGTGAAGACCAGAAACTAGCCACTGACCAGCCCAGCTCCTCTTGCCACTCTCCTGAAGCTGTCACTAGCTGGCCGGCTGAGGTCTCCCACACGTGTTCTGACTGTGGGCATTCTTTCCCTCATGTCACTGGCCTGCTGAGCCATAGGCCCTGCCACCCCCCAGGCATCTATCAGTGCTCTCTCTGCCCGAAGGAGTTTGACTCACTGCCTGCCCTGCGCAGCCACTTCCAGAACCATGGGCCCGGGGAGGCAGCCCCTGCACagcctttcctctgctgcctttgtGGCATGATCTTCCCAGGACGGGCCGGTTACAGGCTTCACCGGCGCCAAGCTCATGACTCCTCTGGCATGACTGAGGGttcagaggaggagggggaagaggaaggagcatCAGGGGCAGCCTCCACCCGTAGCCCTCCACTGCAGCTCTCAGAAGCAGAGCTGTTGAATCAGCTGCAGCGGGAAGTGGAGGCACTGGATGGAGCTGGCTATGGGCACATCTGTGGCTGCTGTGGTCAGACCTATGATGACCTAGGGAGCTTGGAGCGTCACCACCAAAGTCAGAGTTCTGGGAACACCATAGACAAGTCTCCCAGCCACTTAGAGTCAGGTGATGCTATGGGAAGGGTTGCAGACCATGACCATGTCTTTGAGGACACAGTGGCCTGCCTctctggggagggtggggacacaAAGTCTGGAGAGGGAGTAGGTGCCATGGTTGTAGACAACCTTTGCATGCAAGGTGGGGAAAGTTCGCTGGAGGCCCAACCCCGCCCCTTCCGCTGCAACCAGTGTGGCAAGACCTACCGCCATGGGGGCAGCCTGGTGAACCACCGCAAGATCCATCAGACTGGAGATTTCATCTGCCCTGTCTGCTCCCGCTGCTACCCCAACCTGGCTGCCTACCGTAATCATCTACGAAACCACCCCCGCTGCAAAGGCtctgagccccaagtggggcccgtgccagaggcaggaggcagcagCGAGCCCCAGAACATGGCAGAAGAAGGGCTGGGGCAGGCAGATGTGGGAAAGTTTCAGGAGGAACTTAAAGTGGAACCCTTGGAGGAGGTGGCAAGGGTGAAagaggaggagtgggaggaggcCGCTGtgaagggggaggaggtggagccAAGGTTGGAGACTGCAGAGAAGAGCTGCCAGACTGAGGCCAGCTCTGAGCGGCCCTTCAGCTGTGAGGTGTGCGGCCGGTCGTACAAGCATGCTGGCAGCCTCATCAATCACCGGCAGAGCCACCAGACTGGACACTTTGGCTGCCAGGCCTGCTCCAAAGGCTTCTCAAACCTCATGTCTCTCAAAAACCACCGGCGCATCCATGCAGATCCCCGGCGTTTCCGCTGCAgcgaatgtgggaaggccttccgCCTGCGGAAACAGCTGGCCAGCCACCAGCGGGTGCATGTTGagcggggtgggagtgggggcacTCGGAAGCTGATTCGGGAAGATCGGCCCTTCCGGTGTGGGCAGTGTGGACGGACCTACCGCCATGCTGGCAGCCTCCTAAACCACCGGCGCAGCCACGACACGGGCCAATACAGCTGTCCCACCTGCCCCAAGACCTACTCCAACAGCATGGCCCTAAAGGACCACCAGAGGCTGCACTCAGAGAGCCGGCGGCGGCGAGCAGGGCTATCTCGGCGAGCAGCTGTGCGCTGTGCCCTCTGTGGCCGAGGCTTCCCTGGCCGGGGATCTTTGGAGCAGCACCTGCGAGAGCATGAGGATACCAAAAGTGGTCCGAGAGGTCCAAATGGCACAGAGGGCAGTGAGGGGAACGTGGCTAATGACCAGGGACTAGAGGACACATCAGGTGGTACTGAGTCAGTTCTCCAGCTGGAGGATGGAGCCAGGAGGCTGGGGGGGCAGAGTCTGAGCCCCATCAGGGCAACAGGTTCAGAAGCCACAGAACTGGTATCCTGGGACATGGGGAATGCAGAAGGGAGGCAAGGAGATGGGGGACCAGTGGATCATGGTGGAGATTGGGTTCCTCAGGGTCATATACTGACCAAGCCAGAAGATGAGTCAGGGAACAGCATCCCCAAGAGTCCTTGCCACCTTGGCAACAGCCAGTCCAATGGACCTAGTCTGAGTCCAGTGGATAGCTGGGACGATGGAGACAGCCGACCTGAGCTCCGTCAAGAGAGTCACACCTTTTCCTGCAGCCACTGTGGCAAGACCTACTGCCACTCAGAAGACCCTTTGAACTGCCATAGCCCTTCCAAGACAGACCGCCACTATTGCCTGCTCTGCTCCAAGGAGTTCTTGAATCCTGTGGTCACTAAGACCCACAGCCACAACCACATAGATGCCCAGACCTTTGCCTGCCCTGAGTGTGGTATGGCCTTTCAGTCCCATCATGAACTAGCCAGCCACCTACACACACATGCCAGCGGCCTCAGTCAGATGCCACCCCTGAGAGAGGAGGCCAGAGGTCCTGAAGGTGGGGCTGTGAAGGATGAGGTGGATCTCCCTGGCCAAGGGGAAATCCAAAAGGCCCCATCAGAaccccccaggaccccaggagaCAATACTGGGAGTGCTAATGGGGGGCAAGGAGTAAAGTCCACAGTGGCTGAAGACGAGGAACGGCCCTTCCGTTGTGCCCAGTGTGGGCGTTCCTACCGCCATGCCGGTAGCCTGCTGAACCATCAGAAGGCCCACACCACTGGACTCTAtccctgttccctctgccccaaaCTTCTACCCAACCTGCTGTCCCTTAAGAACCATGGCAGGACCCACACAGACCCTAAGCGCCACCGCTGTAGCATCTGTGGCAAGGCCTTCCGGACAGCTGCCCGGCTGGAGGGTCATGGACGAGTCCATGCACCCCGGGAAGGGCCCTTCACCTGCCCTCATTGTCCCCGCCACTTCCGCCGCCGAATCAGCTtccagcagcaccagcagcagcaccaggAGGAATGGACAGTGGCCAGCTCTG gagccccaaaggcACCAGCAGCAGGCAGACGGGACCTGTCCTTGCCCCCTCCACCTACCCCCACGACCCCACTTCTGGATCCTTCACCCCAGTGGCCTGCAGACCTCAGCTTCTCCCTCTGA